The Gammaproteobacteria bacterium genome has a window encoding:
- the ribB gene encoding 3,4-dihydroxy-2-butanone 4-phosphate synthase, whose product MPLNTIPELIDDIRQGYMVILMDDENRENEGDLVMAAELVTAEDINFMARYGRGLICLTLTQERCQQLRLPLMVRDTNDKHATNFTVSIEAAKGVTTGICAADRAHTVRAAVAAEARPEDLVHPGHIFPLMAQPGGVLTRAGHTEAGCDLARLAGLTPATVIVEILNEDGTMARRPDLEIFAARHGLKMGTIADLIHYRTVYEKNIERVAETILHTEYGDFRLLAYLDTLDHALHFVLVSGPLNSLHPPLVRVHLQDDLCDLLGGKSAGCGWSLQDALIKIGREGGVLIILRKPQHQKEIIRRIKDLALRERGVQLPLQEQNEDLRSYGIGARILVDLGVQRMRVISAPKRMHALSGFGLEVVEYVGHD is encoded by the coding sequence ATGCCACTAAATACCATTCCTGAACTCATTGACGACATTCGCCAGGGATACATGGTCATCCTGATGGATGATGAAAATCGAGAAAATGAAGGTGATCTTGTCATGGCTGCCGAGCTAGTTACGGCTGAAGACATTAATTTCATGGCACGTTATGGGCGTGGCTTGATTTGCCTTACTCTTACTCAGGAACGTTGTCAACAATTACGTTTGCCGCTGATGGTAAGGGATACCAATGACAAGCACGCAACCAATTTCACAGTATCCATCGAGGCGGCCAAGGGTGTGACTACCGGTATTTGCGCTGCGGATCGCGCGCATACGGTGCGCGCTGCGGTAGCTGCTGAGGCCCGTCCCGAAGATTTAGTCCATCCTGGCCATATTTTCCCTCTTATGGCTCAACCTGGGGGGGTGCTCACCCGTGCAGGCCATACCGAGGCAGGTTGTGATTTGGCGCGTTTGGCTGGCTTGACGCCGGCTACGGTGATTGTTGAAATTCTTAACGAGGATGGCACCATGGCGCGTCGTCCTGATTTGGAAATATTCGCCGCTCGCCACGGATTAAAAATGGGCACGATTGCTGATCTTATTCACTATCGTACCGTGTACGAAAAAAATATCGAACGCGTGGCGGAAACTATCCTGCATACCGAATACGGTGATTTTCGCCTGCTGGCTTATCTGGATACCCTGGATCATGCCTTACATTTCGTGTTGGTCAGTGGTCCATTAAATTCTCTCCATCCTCCATTGGTACGAGTACATCTGCAAGACGATCTCTGTGACCTCCTCGGAGGAAAATCGGCGGGATGTGGTTGGTCATTGCAAGACGCACTGATAAAAATTGGTCGTGAGGGCGGTGTGCTCATCATTTTGCGCAAACCTCAACATCAAAAAGAAATTATTCGTCGCATAAAGGATTTAGCGTTACGCGAACGGGGTGTGCAGTTACCTCTTCAAGAACAAAACGAGGATTTGCGCAGTTACGGAATTGGCGCACGGATTTTGGTCGATCTGGGCGTGCAGCGGATGCGCGTGATTAGCGCCCCAAAACGAATGCACGCCCTTTCGGGTTTTGGATTAGAAGTAGTAGAATACGTAGGTCATGATTAG